Below is a window of Quercus robur chromosome 6, dhQueRobu3.1, whole genome shotgun sequence DNA.
atagagaaaaagagagagaactgaaATACCTTGATGTTGCCTGAGGTTCTTATTTCCCGATCTCGCAATATCCGATCTGGGTAAGGGAATCTCCGATCTCGCCGTCGACTGCTCTGGGTGTGGCCGTTCGCTGAGTCGCTTCTGTTGAGGACCTGAGGTTCTTATATCCTTTAGGTTAGgagtttttttggtttaaaatttgattgggtatttagttaattattttatagaaatttaataattattattttttgttgatttaaaaATATGCTTGAGTAATGCGTGAGGTCCGGATTGATCTTGGGCTTTTTCCctgagttcttttttttttttttttgagagaccTTGAGTTCTTTTTGGTTTTGctataattgtaattttttttttcagattttagttcaatagatattttttgggccttttctttttgcttgaaaggcccaatatattattaagtggaccAAATTATGGAtcaaagtataattttattggGTATAAAAAAAACTGAGGGTGGTCACCGATTTGTTTTTTAAgtacaaacaaatataaaatattaaattattatatatatatatatatatatataaatttccaGGTCACCACCCTGGCCTCAACGTGTCGCAGCCCCTGCTCTACAGGTTGAAgattcttctatatttttctttagtttttggttATTGGTTTCTGATTTGCATCACTttcttattattgttatattttattattttcatatgtgATGCGTAGAATTGGATCATGGGTGAATTAGAAATTGAATTCAGAGACTGATGAGTTGGATGTAGAAGGTTTTGATAATTCAAATTATTGGATGCACTGTATTTTTATGTTCCTATTTGTGTTGTGATTTTGATAcatatatgtttgtttttttgatagactcaaaaaatattttatagtttaaatCATCAATCGCCCTTTTTAGTTTGTAGATTTTGGATCACGCTGAATTGTATGGTTCCTTATTTCAAAATTCCAGACCTTTACATAAGATTCATTGGGACAAAAGATCAAGCGCTGAGTACtaccattaaaaacaaaattactacCATGTTAAAGCATATTAGAATAGTGAACTCTCTTCTACCATGTTCAAATAATGCAGTGAAATGAGACTTAAATTTATATTGCTAAAATAACtctctttttccccttttgggTATTTATCTATCTATTTCCAATAAGGCTGAGACTGAAATTCATATTGGtaaaataactaattttttcCCCCGTTTTGCTAATTACCTACCATGAGTCATTGATTTCTCTGTTGACATTCTTATGCAACaacaaaatgtttttctttttttgatatacATTAGATAGGCTCATAGGTATTAGGACAGAGGTTAAAATATTCATGAAAGTTATGCCActatgttcattttttttttgtattgtagACTGTTTAGCCTCACTATACGCACTTTATCTTTGCATCTTATAAGCTTTCAAATAGATGAACAACAATACCTTCTTTGATCTTGAAATATATGTCTTGAGCCAAGTAGAAATTACTTAATCTTGCaatcttaattattttaagaTAATATCTAATGCCATTCTCATCCTGCATAATCATATTTAACTGAGTTATATTTTAGATCAAGTtacattttcaacaaaaaataaatgcatgtGTATGTATGATGCAGGACTGTCTGCACCATAATATGTTTGAACAATGCAATTTGTTTTAATGgcttttttaaaagaataaacaaataaaattcagTTATTGTAGGGATTGTTTTATATATCTTTCAGTTCAATTTTAGGAACATGGTCATGTTTATATGTCCTACTAAAGTGTCCTTGTAAAATCTCACCTTGCCAAATCATGCAATTGTTCTTTGAAACTCTCTTTCCAGCGGTGGAGCTTATTCCTTACACTTGGCTTCTGCACTATACCTCTCCCTCCATTCAACATTCTATTTCTTCACAAGGCCTGAAATAACTAAGTGAAGAATTTGTGAACATTCTTCAAGGTATGAGGTGAATAATTCAATAAAGCTATTAATTCTTTATGGtttatttgttcttaaaataaattatttctttacTTTTACCGCCCATGAATATGATGGGCTTATAGTGGATGGtcataatatgaatttttttgccaATAAATCTGGGAAGTGAAACCCATGACTTTGATTCTTCAATTAGGTTTGTGGTTACCATTTATATAGATATTAGTTGTCCATTAATGCTGTTTTCTAGGATTCCCTCCTTAATTTATTCAAGGCTTgaataattgttaaattttgCTTTAATAATTTAGGAAATGAGAGGAATTTGATGATAGAATTGTAGTATCATTTGTTCAGTCATGAAAGACTATGTTTTTCGTGTTTGGCCTTCATTGAGTGTAAATAGAAAATCTATATCAAAGTATACAATTAACTGGAGCaatgaaaatttattcaaataaaactTAGATAAGAAAGTTGAATATTTGTAGAAGAGTTGAGTGATTGGTAGGTACATTGAATATTAAACGACTATTGAATATTAAACAACTAAACAATATAGCTTTAGGGTGAGTATGAAATACATGAATGATACTAACTTAATGCCAccaattttttggttttcacttGAATCAACGAGATTTGTGCTTTGAATGGTTATTAAATCAATGCATGTAGAAAAAGGAAAGTTGCATAGTATGCTGCATTgtgattcttttatttatttgtaaaatattcatGTGATTTGAAATGTTGTTTATCAGTTTTTCAtgtaattcttttatttatctaGGAAATTAATCTAGAAATCCacacaacaaaagaaaatttaaccTATATACTTGGCCTAAACTAAACATGACCAAGGCAAATTTAGGGATGCATATCCTTTGAGTTATCAAATATGCTTAGACCATATTCATGCGATTTGAAATGTTGCTTATGAGTTTTTCACTTGCATATGCTTCTCCAAGAATTAATCTAGGAGAATCCACACAACAAATTTAACCTATATATTTGGCCTAAACTAAACATGACCATGGCAAATTTAGGGTTGAATCGGTTGAccatctcttccttcactgtCCTGTTGCTATggatctatggtctatggttttgggtttatttggagtatcTTGGGTTATACCGCATACTATTTTGGGGCTGTTGGGGTGTTGGCAAGGTAGCTTTGGTCGTCATCGAAATGGTTTATATGGTCTATTGTTCCTCATGgcttaatgtggtgtctttggtgGGAGAGAAATAGTCGTTGTTTTGAAGATATGGAGAGATCTATTCCGGACCtcaagcttttcttttttagaactttattggattggttgtttgctttgcaaaaccaatcatttccttcttttattgatttcctagattcttgcaatttttgtatttgatttgttgTCCCTTGTTCGctccctgtgtactagggtgcTTCCTTTTTGGtatcaatatatcttattacttatcaaaaaaaaaaaaaaatttagggatgTATATCCTTTGATTTATCAAATATGCCTGGACCATATGAGTTTCTAAGTTTCATTTATTCTTTGGCTGAGATTATGAGTTCTTTTCTGAAGTattattgttaattttgaattgaaaagttTGATAATGTCCTTCTTTTAGTGGTTGATGTGGTATGACTAGCCTCATATTACACTATAAACAAATGCAAGtatattatttcatttattaatCCAACAGGACCAAtactaaataaattttgatcaaattaggattgattttccgtaaataaattttaagtaaattaggTAAGTTATTTTTTACAAGTAATCCAATTTCACAACTagcccgtgcattgcacgggttagcgacttgTACACTACAAAACCGAAACCTATGACTTTTTGTTGATTTCATAATATATTGACACATAAACTTTGTTGCtctcacaattttacacatcatttttaatttttttaatttatttaaaattctaaaccGTACAAGCAAGTTTTGAAAACCTGACTATAAAATtacatctattaaaaaaaaacacgtaGAAAGCCCTTATGCATATTAGACAAAGtcaaattgggatttttttttcattgttgtttggggactttatttctttattttctcccACTAAGTGCATATCACACAAAGCCCTTATGCAtatcacacatatatatttgtattgcatcattataaggaaaaaaaaaaaaaaaactatattgcaACTTTTGCTATGTTTAAATTTCTATCTCTAATTTCAGAATTTAGGTTTGTATTTtactgaaaaataaatatataaattttttagtatccttaataaataatttttgacaTTATTTAATGGTATCCCAAATTCAGGCATAgatttttgaattcttttgaaTTGTATGTATCTAGCTAATTTTTCGTTACGGGTCCATTATAATTAGACATTGAACCCAAGCTTTGCCATTGAAAGAATATTTGGGTTTATGtgattcaaatttgagaaaatttttagttGAAATTTCGGACACAATAGGTTTGAAATAGATTGGATCATACAAATATTGTTAAAGATTCTAGTTCACCATCTTCTCAAGCAACGTTCCAGCCCATAGATCTCTGATTTCAATTAATTGgtccttttttttctccaattgtttttttgttttttttttttaaatttatttaatggtgattgtgtttctttttgctattatttttaattaatttttcttagcTGGGGAGTTGGAATAACtagctttgtttttattttgtaggctcacaaattttttctttctaccaACCCCAACGCATCCTTAGGTTTAGGTTTAAGTTTATCAAACCTTAACCCTAAAGGTTGCCTTCACTTCATTGCCAAGCctccaattctctctcttctattttctaGGTTCTTCCTATCTCCAAATATATATTGacgcaggacaaccagaacaaaattgaaatagtggtaaaataaaagatatgacctaggagtcagcacctaggccttgcttggagtTAGCACCAAGTGGGGGaaccactaggagtcagcatctagggtagacctggagtcagcatcagaccaaagaaagaccaaacggccattgttttcattcatcaaaatatcaactatctcctcaaggagtacaataggttgtttagagcattagcattgaagaATGTTAATGCCATATCTAAGGTCTTTTTGGCATTTCATAGCTAAAAAACATTTGCATCAAAAAATACTATACCtcactattgtaaaattttttgcaatagtgttacaatacaattctaaacttagaattgtactgtagcactatgctaaaaaaaatatatatatatattttattccacCCCTTAGTTGAAAAAAAGTGATGatgtgaaagaaataataaagaaagattaaaaaaataatattttaatgaaaaagtaaaataatagagtttttggatgtagggtgtattgtaaaatggtatggtataattgataaagtagctttttgggatggtaaaataggatagagtagcattcttcaatgctgATGCTCTTATAAAAGATTgctaaaccctaattctaattggctaggaaaccctaattgccttattacaaaaataaccttacttctaaattaaaatactaaaagccCAATAAACTACTAAGAGtctaggacctaaaacataaaaatacaattgacttgcaaacataaataatattaaataataattttcttgcatctcccACATCATATATACTCCTCAGAATAACTGGCTTTACTGGATTTGTGTCTGAATTGCTTTCATGagtttgtttgggttttttaaacacatttttctttctctttatccTCCTTTTCTATTGATATCAATTTATGTTTAATATATTGTAGgattaaatgatttttattgtTGTCCCTTTTACTATGGATTTTTTGGCAGATTGGGAATTGTAGTTTGATATTGTGGGGTTTCGAAGATAGAAGTTCACTAACGATTTGGTGTGCAAACATGGATTATGAAGCAATGTCATGAGGTGATGTAAACAGTAAACGATTATAACACATTCAATGAATCATGTTGCAACTACCATCCATagcaacttttattataattattaatttctcttttttgttaataattgttaaatttaaattttatttcttcaatATATTGATTTTAACATTTTGAGTAGGTGATGGCcaccaaaataatcaaaaaatttgttttatgatcTCTTTGATATCTTATGTTGTAAAAGTGCACGACATTATTTTTCGAATCTTACATTTAATAGCTTTTTTATGCATCGCACGAGTTAACAATTAGAGTATTATAAACCTAAAGCCtccactatttttttaattttcatccaTCTCTTGACTTTATCACAAAtttaaagtgtattttttttagtaaaccctttttttgccatttaagaacttagaaaaatagagaaagaaatgtTGAATTCTAcatattcttttaaaagcaaTCAAGATATTGGGACTATACAACTTTTCACATTtagattgatttattttctcaatttattttgagcaaaaaattaGATGTctaaaatttatgtatttagataAATGCTTACTTTGATTGTTAGTAACTATGAATTAGTTATTtgtgtttctttattttaatgatatgaaaTATACACTTGTAGTTAACTAAACTAAGTATGAAAAAGTAAATTATAGTTTACGtttatattagattttgatagatgattagaatttgtttatttattttattattaatatgggttaatattttaattaagaaaaatgttaaaatttatttggttattttttaatgttcttgTAATTCAACCCCCCACAAAAAAGCCTACAGTCATAGATGGGAACTCTCTCCTAACTTGAGGCATTTATGGGTTCGTCTAGTTGCCATTGGAGCCTCAAAGAACTATCAAAATTGAttgtcttaaaatttaaatgaacaTCAATTGCTCTGTTAGGATTGTTACtattatttttcctcaaaaaaaaagggggattGTTACGGTTATTTAACACTAATGGAATAAAATGAATATAGATTACAATTTTTGTCTATTCATGTTGTTTCATCAAGAAGTTAGCCAATTGGGCTTGGCCTTACCCTTCCTTACTTAGAAATGTTTGTGGGCAGATATTCCATAGTTTTACGTACCCTAATTCCTGGAGTCTTTTTGgctaaatattgtaaaaatgtagGTTTATTGGCATTATGAAGAGAGAAGCAGAATTTGGCAACTTGTGTGCTGAATTCGCTCGAAAATTTGtgaggagaggagagagaatctGACACCAAATTTTCAAGTGAATTGCTGAATTTGATGTCAAATTTTCTCCCTCTTGCCCACCGGTGTTGTTACTCGttgatttctttaaaaaattaaatgcaactaAGGCTTGAATCCCCCTCCCTGAAAAAGAGAGGTTAGCATTCACATTGGCGATGTTAAAATagctaaaaagttatttttagcACTACAAACACTAAAATGCATACTATATTGGAGCtgtaaaatctttaaaaataattaacaacTTGTTATAGTGAACTGCTATTAGTTGCAATCCACTGTAGCAAGTTGCTAATTGCTTATTAAATTACCAtattaaattactgattgttccaaaagtttaagttattataatatggtaaatttaattatttaacctcGTATTTCTAACATtgcttttattggttttattctctctctctcatctcagcctctcattctctcttttgcGGGTGgatattttatactattttaatCGGTGATGTGCTGAAGTAAAAGATGAGATATTGGGTGTATTGTTAAATGTGGTgttaaatagataaagtaggtgTTTGAGATactaaaaactatattttttagcactactgatgtgaatgctctataGTTTTAGCATCAACCACTAGGCTACTCCACACTTTGATAATCATAttgaaagataatttttttattctcaaaaggAATAgatattttaacaaataaagtgtgtgtatatatattaaataaattgataGTTTTAACAATGGAGGATTGTGATGTGATGAGTCCGTCCCCATGGTTTGATTTTTGCACTCAATAtcattctaaaagtttagaattatGATTTTGTTGGAAATTAATCTTTTGTTCATCTAACAGTCTAAATGATCTCTTTTACccttaaattctaaaattatctttttacgttttaattttaatgttaaGTTAAATGACAGTTGAAAAATAGGGTACAGTTAGTTAAGCCATAATATTACTGTATTTCTAGAGCATTCAATAATAACTATCTTCCGAATTAATTGGTCTATATTTTACTGCCTCTAGACTACCATAGAGATAGAGTCTCCAATCCTTTGTCATGATTATCAAATTGAGTGTTAGAGAATCGACTATCTATTTAGCCAGAAATCCTCTGCTATTGCTGTTTATTTCTTGAACCTCACGTCCTCACAAATCCTACTGAACTAGGATAGCTTTTTGGTCAATGACGTGTTGATTTAGGAGTCCTTTTCAAGTTCATGTGGTTTACAATACCACAACTTTTCAAACTAATCAAATTAGATGTGGGCTGGAAACTCAGTACAGGTTAACTGCTTCagtcaaagaagaagaaaaaaaaaatttaagaaacgAGATTTTATCACTCATAACTAACTGTATAGCAGCATCTGAATTCTACCAATTCTTTCCACGGAAATTTCCAATTAACTTATCAAAGTCATAGTATCGGACATATTTTAACAGAATTGACAGTCAAGTCATTGTTAAAATGGCCGTTTCTTAtaccaaaaatattatcttcTGGGTCATTCTTATCTACGTGATGTTCACTCTTGTGatgagcaaaagaaaaatccatgctATTATGTTGTTATCTATAAGTGGGGCTAAGGTCTTGGATTTCCACAGAAATGATGTGTCCTACTAACATATAATTATGTtaactctaattgaattttttgcATTCCACAGAAAGCAAGTGCTGTTATCAGATCCTATCCTTCACTTCAAACTTGCAACCCCAACAGAATGACGCAATCTTGTTTGAGTTATGAGTGGGTTTTGCTAATGTTCTTTCATGGGATTCTTCTAATGTGTATGTGCTCGGGTTTGAAATCTGCAACAGTTCTGGCTTTTGCAAATGAGACTGATCGCTTGGCTTTACTTGACTTCAAGAATCAAATAACTCATGACCCACTTCAAATCATGAGCTCATGGAATGACTCCATGCTTTTCTGCAACTGGATAGGTGTTACTTGTAGCCCTTCTAGAAAACGAGTCACTATTTTGGACTTTGAAGCAAAGAGATTGGTTGGCCTCATACCACCCTCTATAGGAAATCTTACTTATCTCACAAGGCTCATGCTACAAAAGAATAGCTTCCATGGTGAAATTCCTCAAGAAGTGGGGCGTCTACAACACTTGCAGCATCTTAATTTGACTTCAAATTCCTTTGGTGGCAAAATTCCAACTAATCTGAGCTACTGTGCACAACTTATAGTGCTTGATATTTCTTATAACAAACTTGTTGGGCAGATTCCAGACCACCTCAACTCATTGTCAAAGTTGGAGAACCTAAATCTTGCTGTGAACAACCTTACAGGAAATATTCCAGCTTGGATTGGAAATTTTACGTCTTTGTATGTTCTTAGTCTTGCACGGAACAATTTGCAAGGAAGCATACCTAGTGAACTTGGCCGTCTATCAGGCTTGAGATATTTTCGGCTTTCTGTGAATAATATATCCGGTATCATCCCTCCCctgatttttaatatttcttccATATACTATTTCTCTGTTACTGAAAACCAGCTACATGGAAGCCTTCCACCAGATGTTGGTCTTACTCTTCCTAACCTTCAAGTGTTTATTGGCAGTAGTAACAATTTCACCGGACCTATTCCTGTGTCATTGTCAAATGCTTCTCAACTTCAGATTCTTAGCTTCGGTCTAAATGGTCTAACTGGGACAGTGCCTCAAAATCTAGCAAGCTTGCAAGGTTTGgttctttttgaatttgaaagcaATAGCCTTGGAAAGGGGAAGGATGGTGACCTGGATTTTCTTAGTTACATGGCTAATTGTTCTAGTTTGGAGGGCTTGGGTCTTGTTGATAATTATTTTGGAGGAGTATTGCCTAGCTCTATAGCCAACCTTTCCACCCAGCTAAACGCTCTTGCTTTGGGTAGCAATATGATTCGGGGTGACATCCCTATTGGGATCGGGAACCTCGTTAACTTAAACGCTCTTGGATTAGAACAAAACTATTTGGGAGGTACTCTCCCTCATGTTCTTGGGAAGCTTCAAAAGTTAAATGTATTAGCTTTggatgaaaacaatttttttgggcCAATCCCTTCCACCTTGGGTAACTTATCTACACTGACAATTCTTTATATGCATGGGAACCGATTTGAGGGAAGGATACCCCCAAGCCTAGGAAACTGCCGAAATTTGCTTTTTCTGAACCTTTCTCATAACAATCTCTCTGGCACCATACCAAAACAGGTTATGAGTCTTTCATCCCTTTCAATTCTTTTGGACTtgtcttataattttttaacaggAGCACTTCCTTTTGAAATGGGCAACTTAATACATCTTGCCAACTTAGATCTCTCAAAGAATAGATTATCAGGTAGAATTCCCACCACCCTTGGGACTTGTATTAGTTTGGAGCacttgtatttggatagtaATTCATTTGAGGGAGCAATTCCTCAATCCTTGGGGCACTTAAGAGGTTTAGAGGATATAGATCTTTCTCATAATATGTTGTCTGGGAATATTCCTGAATTTCTTAGCAAGCTTTTGGCACTTAAGCATCTCAATATTTCTTATAATGATTTTGAGGGTGAAGTGCCAAGTGAAGGAATTTTTGCAAATGCAAGCGCAATTTCAATCTTTGGAAATGAAAAGTTATGTGGTGGTGTCCAAGAATTAAATTTATCTTCTTGCTCAAGTAAACATCCTAAATTGCATGGGAAGCTTCTTGCACTTGGAATGATCATTCCTATCGCTAGTATAATCATATTTGTACTTCTATTGTTGTATTTTTTCCCTACATGTTCTATTGTGAAAAATTCAAGGGAGGGAGCTTTAACTGCGTCTTCTTTTGAAGTCTGGCAATTACCTATCTCTTATGCTGAACTCTTAGAATCAACAAACAGGTTTTCTGAGAACAACTTGATTGGTTCAGGTAGCTTTAGCTCTGTATACAAAGGAGTTCTTTCTAGAAATGGAGCAATTGTTGCAGTTAAAGTATTAAATCTTCAACAACAAGGAGCTTTGAAGAGTTTTATTAATGAATGCAATGCTTTGAGAGATATACGTCATCGTAATCTCCTTAAAATTATCTCTGTTTGCTCAAGCGTGGATCATGAAGGGAATGATTTTAAGAGCTTAATTTTTGAGTTCATGTGCAATGGAAGTCTAGAGCAATGGTTGCATCCTAAAAGTGATGAGCAACATCAAAGGAAG
It encodes the following:
- the LOC126689323 gene encoding putative receptor-like protein kinase At3g47110, with translation MKQCHEKASAVIRSYPSLQTCNPNRMTQSCLSYEWVLLMFFHGILLMCMCSGLKSATVLAFANETDRLALLDFKNQITHDPLQIMSSWNDSMLFCNWIGVTCSPSRKRVTILDFEAKRLVGLIPPSIGNLTYLTRLMLQKNSFHGEIPQEVGRLQHLQHLNLTSNSFGGKIPTNLSYCAQLIVLDISYNKLVGQIPDHLNSLSKLENLNLAVNNLTGNIPAWIGNFTSLYVLSLARNNLQGSIPSELGRLSGLRYFRLSVNNISGIIPPLIFNISSIYYFSVTENQLHGSLPPDVGLTLPNLQVFIGSSNNFTGPIPVSLSNASQLQILSFGLNGLTGTVPQNLASLQGLVLFEFESNSLGKGKDGDLDFLSYMANCSSLEGLGLVDNYFGGVLPSSIANLSTQLNALALGSNMIRGDIPIGIGNLVNLNALGLEQNYLGGTLPHVLGKLQKLNVLALDENNFFGPIPSTLGNLSTLTILYMHGNRFEGRIPPSLGNCRNLLFLNLSHNNLSGTIPKQVMSLSSLSILLDLSYNFLTGALPFEMGNLIHLANLDLSKNRLSGRIPTTLGTCISLEHLYLDSNSFEGAIPQSLGHLRGLEDIDLSHNMLSGNIPEFLSKLLALKHLNISYNDFEGEVPSEGIFANASAISIFGNEKLCGGVQELNLSSCSSKHPKLHGKLLALGMIIPIASIIIFVLLLLYFFPTCSIVKNSREGALTASSFEVWQLPISYAELLESTNRFSENNLIGSGSFSSVYKGVLSRNGAIVAVKVLNLQQQGALKSFINECNALRDIRHRNLLKIISVCSSVDHEGNDFKSLIFEFMCNGSLEQWLHPKSDEQHQRKNLNFLQRLNIAIDVAYALEYLHHHSQMPIVHCDLKPSNILLDEDMVAHVGDFGLVKFLFEASKNLSNTQTLSCGLKGSIGYIPPEYGMGGQVSTLGDIYSYGILLLEMFIGKRPTDEVFKDGQNIHTFVAMALPEHVIDIIDPLMFFEEDEEEVDDTRNEEDVEGRAIIEEENLHVNVSSRMIDCLMSVFQIGLSCSASSPNERIRINVVVNEMNAIRDIVHKLKKGRRRARMTG